From the Candidatus Delongbacteria bacterium genome, one window contains:
- the rocD gene encoding ornithine--oxo-acid transaminase — MSKTLTALSYGQVSSAEAIELEEQYGAHNYHPLPVVLARGEGVHVWDPEGIHYYDFLSAYSAVNQGHCHPRIIAALTEQAQTLTLTSRAFFNNVLGEYERTLCETFGFSMALPMNTGVEGDETAIKLARKWGYMKKGIGENRARVVVCEGNFHGRTMAIISASTDPDCRKGFGPFMPNFDVVPYNDLTALETALSNPDVCGFLVEPIQGEAGVFVPHEGYLRGVRTLCTKHNVLMIADEVQTGIARTGRMLACDHEDVRPDILILGKALSGGVLPVSAVLADAEIMLCIQPGEHGSTFGGNPLACRVALAALAVVKDEQLAENAERLGRIFRERLSALQHPMISLVRGKGLLNAIVIQPRNGKTAWDVCLALKENGLLAKPTHNDIIRFAPPLVMTEEQLLECVDIIEKTLAEF; from the coding sequence ATGAGCAAGACCCTGACCGCATTGAGCTACGGGCAGGTCAGCTCCGCCGAGGCAATCGAGCTGGAGGAACAGTACGGCGCCCACAATTATCACCCCTTGCCCGTGGTGCTGGCCCGGGGCGAAGGGGTGCACGTCTGGGATCCCGAAGGCATCCACTACTACGATTTCCTCTCGGCCTACAGTGCCGTCAACCAGGGACATTGCCATCCGCGCATCATCGCGGCGCTCACCGAGCAGGCGCAGACCCTGACACTCACCAGCCGCGCCTTCTTCAACAATGTGCTCGGCGAGTACGAGCGCACCCTGTGTGAGACATTCGGCTTCAGCATGGCCCTGCCGATGAATACCGGCGTCGAGGGCGACGAGACCGCGATCAAGCTGGCGCGCAAGTGGGGCTACATGAAGAAGGGCATCGGCGAGAACCGGGCCCGGGTGGTGGTCTGCGAAGGCAATTTCCACGGCCGCACCATGGCCATCATTTCCGCCAGCACCGATCCCGACTGTCGCAAGGGCTTCGGGCCCTTCATGCCCAACTTCGATGTGGTGCCCTACAACGACCTGACCGCGCTGGAGACGGCGCTGTCCAATCCGGATGTCTGCGGTTTTCTGGTGGAACCCATCCAGGGCGAAGCCGGCGTGTTCGTGCCGCACGAGGGCTACCTGCGCGGTGTGCGCACGCTGTGCACCAAACACAATGTGCTGATGATCGCCGATGAAGTACAGACCGGCATCGCGCGCACGGGCCGCATGCTGGCCTGCGATCACGAAGACGTGCGCCCGGACATCCTGATTCTGGGCAAGGCACTTTCCGGAGGTGTGCTGCCCGTGTCGGCCGTGCTCGCGGATGCCGAGATCATGCTCTGCATCCAGCCCGGTGAACACGGCAGCACCTTCGGCGGCAATCCGCTGGCCTGCCGTGTCGCATTGGCCGCTCTGGCAGTGGTCAAGGACGAGCAGCTGGCGGAAAACGCCGAGCGCCTGGGCCGGATCTTCCGCGAGCGCCTCTCGGCACTCCAGCACCCGATGATCAGCCTGGTGCGCGGCAAGGGCCTGCTGAACGCCATCGTGATCCAGCCCAGAAACGGCAAGACCGCCTGGGATGTCTGCCTGGCCCTCAAGGAGAACGGCCTGCTGGCCAAGCCCACGCACAACGACAT
- a CDS encoding histidine kinase, translating into MSADNSPFTRQALTLRIYALLTVVGVVYSLVGQIGTLVTGGDVYIVRGILVELIYWYAWGPLIPWIYRMVERQIQRGIGTRELVIRQFLASLVFPQLAWLAQVPLWLIYYFWSQALTGRPVMGMLEILKYNFRSYYLDYFGLFLGSVVYAGIAGASLARLWWLRYRQAELDRLQLESQLARSELQALKMQLHPHFLFNTLNSISSLLRRDPESADRMIARLGEFLRMTLERGESPVVSLADELDFVERYLAIEQIRFGERLKVDVEVQPELNSLIVPNLMLQPIIENAVRHGVARRAEAGWIRIQARIENGHAVIQVIDSGAGEHGTPRRQTPENEGIGLRNTRERLRQVYGAAASLELHRHQDGRFESRIQIALPGPETEESP; encoded by the coding sequence ATGTCCGCGGACAACAGCCCATTCACTCGGCAGGCCCTGACCCTGCGGATCTACGCACTGCTGACCGTGGTGGGCGTGGTCTATTCTCTCGTGGGCCAGATCGGCACGCTGGTCACCGGCGGCGATGTCTATATCGTTCGCGGAATTCTGGTCGAGCTGATCTACTGGTACGCCTGGGGACCGCTGATTCCCTGGATCTACCGGATGGTCGAGCGCCAGATCCAGCGCGGCATCGGCACGCGCGAGCTGGTGATCAGGCAGTTCCTGGCCTCGCTGGTCTTTCCCCAGCTGGCCTGGCTGGCCCAGGTTCCGCTCTGGTTGATCTACTACTTCTGGTCCCAGGCCCTCACCGGCCGTCCCGTGATGGGCATGCTGGAGATCCTGAAGTACAACTTCCGCTCGTACTATCTGGATTACTTCGGGCTGTTTCTGGGCTCGGTGGTCTATGCGGGCATCGCGGGTGCCAGTCTGGCGCGGCTTTGGTGGCTGCGCTACCGGCAGGCTGAACTGGACCGGCTGCAACTGGAATCCCAACTGGCGCGCAGCGAGTTGCAGGCGCTGAAGATGCAGCTGCATCCGCACTTCCTCTTCAACACGCTGAACTCGATTTCCTCGCTGCTGCGTCGTGATCCGGAAAGCGCCGACCGGATGATCGCGCGGCTGGGTGAGTTCCTGCGCATGACCCTGGAGCGGGGTGAAAGTCCCGTGGTGAGTCTGGCCGACGAACTGGATTTCGTCGAGCGCTATCTGGCCATCGAGCAGATCCGCTTCGGCGAGCGCCTCAAGGTGGATGTGGAGGTGCAGCCCGAACTGAACAGCCTGATCGTGCCCAACCTGATGCTGCAGCCGATCATCGAGAATGCGGTGCGGCATGGGGTGGCCCGGCGGGCCGAAGCGGGCTGGATCCGGATTCAGGCCCGCATCGAGAACGGGCACGCCGTGATCCAGGTCATCGACAGTGGCGCCGGCGAGCACGGCACGCCCCGGCGCCAGACCCCCGAGAACGAAGGCATTGGCCTGCGCAACACGCGCGAACGCCTGCGACAGGTCTATGGTGCTGCGGCCAGTCTGGAACTGCATCGCCACCAGGATGGACGATTCGAAAGCCGGATCCAGATCGCGCTGCCCGGCCCCGAGACCGAGGAGAGCCCATGA
- a CDS encoding response regulator — MSTSPARVLIVDDEQLARERVRELLGEHADFQVSGECANGLEALQYIEKDPVDVIFLDIQMPVMDGFELLQELDSATRPRVVFITAWDRYALEAFRAHALDYLLKPFDADRFREMLDHVRSTLKDEAGQSLRSQLESLLEEIRRERSWIDRFVIRTGSRVILVSVDDVDWIEAEGNYVTLHCGEHNWMQRETISALEQRLDPARFCRIHRSAIVRLDRIRELQPASHGDFLVLMKSGKKLQMSRSYARRFKALG; from the coding sequence ATGAGCACCAGTCCTGCCCGCGTCCTGATCGTGGACGACGAACAACTGGCACGCGAGCGCGTGCGAGAACTGCTGGGCGAGCATGCCGACTTCCAGGTCAGCGGCGAATGCGCCAATGGTCTGGAAGCCCTGCAGTACATCGAGAAGGACCCGGTGGATGTGATCTTTCTGGACATCCAGATGCCCGTGATGGATGGTTTCGAGCTGCTGCAGGAACTGGACAGCGCCACCCGCCCGCGCGTGGTTTTCATCACGGCCTGGGACCGCTATGCCCTCGAAGCCTTTCGCGCCCATGCCCTGGATTACCTGCTGAAACCCTTTGACGCCGACCGCTTCCGTGAGATGCTGGATCACGTGCGCAGCACCCTGAAGGACGAGGCCGGCCAGAGCCTGCGCTCCCAGCTGGAAAGCCTGCTCGAGGAGATCCGGCGCGAGCGCTCCTGGATCGATCGCTTCGTGATCCGCACCGGCAGCCGCGTGATTCTGGTTTCCGTGGACGATGTGGACTGGATCGAGGCCGAGGGCAATTACGTGACCCTGCACTGTGGCGAGCACAACTGGATGCAGCGCGAGACCATCAGCGCCCTCGAGCAGCGTCTGGACCCGGCCCGCTTCTGCCGGATCCACCGCAGCGCCATCGTGCGCCTGGACCGGATCCGTGAACTGCAGCCTGCCAGTCATGGAGATTTTCTGGTGCTGATGAAGAGCGGCAAGAAGCTGCAGATGAGTCGCAGTTATGCGAGGCGCTTCAAGGCGCTGGGCTGA
- a CDS encoding alpha/beta fold hydrolase, translating into MPLAGPSPYRPPWGFSNRHVLTIWPTLVRPRPRPALRRSEFTTDDGDFLELDWWMTATGSNRLAVLCHGLEGSSRAVYMLGMGRALVEAGWDVLLMNFRGCGGRPNRLWRSYHSGETGDLLQVLRHCAADGRWNCLLPLGFSLGGSVVLNLMARHDHELPSSVTGAVAISVPCDLAGCARQMERRENWLYMQRFVRRIQRKLREKITRLDTGLDEATISRMRTFVDIDGHYTAPAHGFESAEDYWSRASCLPDLEQIRRSTLLISALDDPFLTPECYPRKSAASSDCFWLDTPPAGGHLGFVGRWQGTHYWHEIRACEFAHSLIETGSGPAGNR; encoded by the coding sequence ATGCCACTTGCAGGACCTTCACCCTACCGGCCCCCGTGGGGCTTTTCCAACCGCCACGTCCTCACGATCTGGCCGACCCTGGTCCGTCCACGCCCGCGCCCCGCGCTGCGGCGCAGCGAATTCACCACGGATGACGGGGACTTTCTGGAACTGGACTGGTGGATGACTGCCACCGGTTCCAACAGGCTGGCCGTGCTCTGTCATGGGCTGGAGGGCAGTTCGCGGGCCGTGTACATGCTGGGCATGGGCCGGGCGCTGGTCGAGGCGGGCTGGGATGTGCTGCTGATGAACTTCCGCGGCTGCGGGGGCAGGCCCAACAGGCTCTGGCGCTCCTACCACAGTGGCGAGACGGGCGACCTGCTGCAGGTGCTGCGGCACTGTGCCGCCGATGGCCGCTGGAACTGCCTGCTGCCGCTGGGCTTCAGTCTGGGCGGTAGCGTGGTGCTGAATCTGATGGCCCGCCATGACCACGAGCTGCCCAGCAGCGTCACCGGAGCGGTGGCGATTTCGGTGCCCTGCGACCTGGCCGGCTGCGCCCGCCAGATGGAACGCCGCGAGAACTGGCTCTACATGCAGCGCTTCGTGCGGCGCATTCAACGCAAGCTGAGGGAAAAAATAACCCGGCTGGACACCGGGCTGGACGAGGCGACAATTTCTCGGATGCGCACCTTCGTGGATATCGATGGGCACTATACGGCACCCGCGCATGGTTTCGAGAGTGCGGAGGATTACTGGTCCAGAGCCTCCTGCCTGCCCGATTTGGAACAGATCCGACGCTCGACCCTGCTGATCAGCGCCCTCGACGACCCCTTCCTGACTCCCGAGTGCTATCCGCGCAAATCCGCCGCCTCAAGCGACTGTTTCTGGCTTGACACTCCTCCTGCTGGAGGACACCTGGGATTCGTGGGGCGCTGGCAGGGAACGCACTACTGGCATGAAATCAGGGCCTGCGAGTTCGCGCACTCGCTGATCGAAACTGGCTCGGGCCCCGCTGGAAATCGCTGA
- a CDS encoding flagellin FliC, with product MSLRINHNVTSMAAQRTVAKNSSDLEKSVERLSSGLRINHSWDDPAGLGVSERLRAQIASLEEAERNANYGINLLATAEGALATIDEKLIRMRALSVEAANGTLSSLDRSYLDVEFQQLKSEVTRIASVTNYNGMNLLDGTYSSGSTNGGVRLQVGTGTTQNQDYYSVSLTAMTASSLGLNSADLTNTTMALSALTQMDSAIGTKDSERTRLGAFVTRLGYTISNLQIAQETATASESTIRDTDFAQEMAGFTRAQILMQSGLAMLAQANSMPNYVLQLL from the coding sequence ATGTCCCTTCGTATCAACCACAACGTCACCTCGATGGCCGCGCAGCGGACGGTGGCGAAGAACTCGAGCGATCTCGAGAAGTCAGTCGAGCGACTGTCATCCGGTTTGCGCATCAATCATTCCTGGGACGACCCGGCCGGCCTGGGAGTGTCCGAACGCCTGCGAGCCCAGATCGCCAGTCTGGAAGAGGCGGAACGCAATGCCAACTATGGCATCAACCTGCTGGCGACCGCCGAGGGAGCGCTGGCGACCATTGACGAAAAGCTGATCCGCATGCGGGCGCTTTCCGTCGAGGCGGCCAACGGCACCCTGTCCAGTCTGGACCGCAGCTATCTGGATGTGGAGTTCCAGCAGCTCAAGAGCGAGGTCACGCGGATCGCGTCGGTGACCAACTACAACGGCATGAACCTGCTGGATGGCACCTACAGCTCGGGCAGTACCAACGGCGGTGTGCGGCTGCAGGTGGGCACGGGTACCACGCAGAATCAGGACTACTATTCGGTGTCGCTGACGGCCATGACCGCCTCCTCGCTGGGGCTGAATTCCGCGGACCTGACCAACACCACCATGGCGCTCTCGGCCCTGACCCAGATGGATTCCGCCATTGGCACCAAGGACAGCGAGCGGACCCGACTGGGTGCCTTCGTGACCCGGTTGGGCTACACGATCAGCAACCTGCAGATCGCCCAGGAAACGGCCACGGCATCGGAGTCCACCATTCGCGACACGGACTTCGCCCAGGAAATGGCCGGCTTCACCCGGGCCCAGATCCTGATGCAGTCCGGGCTGGCCATGCTGGCGCAAGCCAACAGCATGCCCAACTACGTTCTGCAACTGCTTTAG
- a CDS encoding flagellin: protein MSLRMNHNVISMVAHRNLYKVDRESQTSIDRLSSGLRVNQAWDDPAAMAVSDRMRMQIGSMVETERNASYAINLLSTAEAGLNNIDDKLTRMRALAVEASNGTLSSLDRSYLDHEFQQLKSEINRVAEVTRYNGIKLLDGTYSQGASGPNGQGIKFHLGTYNVSNQDYYHVNLADMRLGALGLDSVSLTNTALSQAAIGTIDAAQILKSTEQTRVGSYVSRLQLSLESMMIHRENTVTSESTVRDADMAETMSSLTRAQIRMQTTIAMTSQANQLPNIVAGLF, encoded by the coding sequence ATGTCACTGCGTATGAATCACAACGTCATCTCGATGGTGGCGCACCGGAATCTGTACAAGGTTGATCGCGAGTCGCAGACCTCGATCGATCGACTGAGTTCGGGGCTGCGCGTGAACCAGGCCTGGGATGATCCGGCCGCCATGGCGGTCTCCGACCGAATGCGGATGCAGATCGGGTCCATGGTGGAAACCGAGCGCAACGCGAGTTATGCCATCAATCTGCTCTCGACCGCCGAGGCGGGCCTGAACAACATCGATGACAAGCTCACGCGAATGCGAGCCCTGGCCGTGGAAGCCTCGAACGGCACCCTGTCCAGCCTGGACCGCAGTTACCTGGATCACGAATTCCAGCAACTGAAGAGCGAGATCAACCGGGTGGCCGAAGTGACGCGCTACAACGGGATCAAGCTGCTGGATGGCACCTATTCCCAGGGGGCCAGCGGTCCCAATGGGCAGGGCATCAAGTTCCATCTGGGCACCTACAACGTGTCCAACCAGGATTATTACCACGTCAATCTGGCGGACATGCGCCTTGGCGCCCTGGGCCTGGATTCCGTGTCACTCACGAACACGGCGCTCTCCCAGGCCGCCATTGGCACCATCGATGCGGCGCAAATATTGAAGAGCACCGAACAGACCCGGGTGGGCTCCTACGTGAGCCGTCTCCAACTGTCCCTGGAATCGATGATGATCCATCGCGAGAACACGGTGACCTCCGAGTCCACCGTGCGGGATGCCGACATGGCGGAAACCATGAGCAGCCTGACCCGCGCGCAGATCCGGATGCAGACCACCATCGCCATGACCTCGCAGGCAAACCAGTTGCCCAACATCGTGGCGGGCCTGTTCTGA
- a CDS encoding SUF system Fe-S cluster assembly regulator translates to MLRISRQTDYGVFLMTIFGREEVGKLISARDLVARTQLPLPMVSKILKGLARNGILESQRGVHGGYYLSRPADQLSVSEIIEAIDGPIAITECVDEETGCRFKSVCPMHSNWSRINMAIASALSDVTLAQMCDWDRPMPRLNLGKAFGNGSIGNGRTAAAPLSDGSQQEPNS, encoded by the coding sequence ATGCTGCGAATCAGCCGCCAGACAGACTACGGTGTCTTCCTGATGACCATCTTCGGCCGTGAGGAAGTGGGCAAACTGATCAGTGCCCGGGACCTCGTGGCGCGCACACAGCTCCCCTTGCCCATGGTCAGCAAGATCCTCAAGGGCCTGGCGCGCAACGGCATCCTCGAGTCGCAACGTGGAGTACACGGCGGCTACTATCTCAGCCGGCCGGCGGACCAGCTTTCCGTCTCCGAAATCATCGAAGCCATCGACGGACCCATCGCCATCACCGAATGCGTGGATGAGGAAACCGGCTGCCGCTTCAAATCCGTGTGTCCCATGCACAGCAACTGGAGTCGGATCAACATGGCCATCGCCTCGGCGCTGTCCGATGTCACTCTGGCACAGATGTGCGACTGGGACCGACCGATGCCTCGCCTGAACCTGGGCAAGGCATTCGGCAATGGCAGCATCGGCAACGGCCGGACAGCGGCCGCGCCCCTCTCCGATGGATCACAGCAGGAGCCCAATTCATGA
- the sufB gene encoding Fe-S cluster assembly protein SufB, with protein sequence MTPDDGIKPGLSESEAQLEALTQSEYKYGFVTEIDTDALPPGLNEDVIRAISARKNEPEFMLEYRLKAFRHWQKMTLPEWAMVHYPTVDFQAISYFSAPRKKDGPASLDEVDPELLKTFEKLGIPLGERERLAGVAVDAVFDSVSVATTFKGKLNELGIIFCPISEAVQTHPELVKQYLGSVVPAGDNFYAALNAAVFSDGSFVYIPKGVRCPMELSTYFRINAQNTGQFERTLIIADEGAYVSYLEGCTAPMRDENQLHAAVVELVALDHARIKYSTVQNWYPGDKDGKGGIYNFVTKRGLCAGDHSRISWTQVETGSAITWKYPSCILKGDHSVGEFYSVALTNNMQQADTGTKMVHLGRHTSSTIISKGISAGRGQNTYRGLVEIHKNAHGSRNFSQCDSMLMGDRCGAHTFPYIDVRNPSSKVEHEATTSKISEDQIFYCQQRGIDLEDAVSMIVNGFCKEVLSELPMEFAVEAQKLLGVSLEGSVG encoded by the coding sequence ATGACCCCCGACGACGGCATCAAGCCCGGCCTGAGCGAGAGCGAAGCCCAACTGGAAGCCCTGACCCAGAGCGAGTACAAATACGGTTTCGTGACGGAAATCGACACCGACGCGCTGCCTCCGGGCCTGAACGAAGACGTGATCCGTGCCATCTCGGCACGCAAGAACGAGCCTGAGTTCATGCTCGAATATCGCCTGAAGGCTTTCCGCCACTGGCAGAAGATGACCCTGCCCGAATGGGCGATGGTGCACTACCCCACCGTGGATTTCCAGGCCATCAGCTACTTCTCGGCCCCGCGCAAGAAGGATGGCCCCGCCAGCCTGGACGAGGTGGATCCCGAACTGCTGAAGACCTTCGAGAAGCTGGGCATCCCTCTGGGCGAGCGCGAACGCCTGGCCGGCGTGGCCGTGGACGCGGTATTCGACAGCGTCTCGGTGGCCACCACCTTCAAGGGCAAGCTGAACGAGCTGGGCATCATCTTCTGCCCCATTTCCGAAGCGGTGCAGACTCACCCCGAGCTGGTCAAGCAGTATCTGGGGTCGGTGGTGCCCGCGGGCGACAATTTCTACGCTGCCCTCAACGCCGCGGTCTTCAGCGACGGATCCTTCGTCTACATTCCCAAGGGCGTGCGCTGCCCGATGGAACTGAGCACCTACTTCCGGATCAACGCCCAGAACACGGGCCAGTTCGAGCGCACCCTGATCATCGCCGACGAAGGCGCCTATGTCAGCTATCTCGAAGGCTGCACGGCCCCGATGCGCGACGAGAACCAGCTGCACGCGGCGGTGGTGGAACTGGTGGCCCTGGATCACGCGCGCATCAAGTACTCCACCGTGCAGAATTGGTACCCGGGCGACAAGGACGGCAAGGGCGGGATCTACAACTTCGTGACCAAGCGCGGTCTCTGCGCGGGCGATCACAGCCGCATTTCCTGGACCCAGGTCGAAACCGGCAGCGCCATCACCTGGAAATACCCCAGCTGCATTCTCAAGGGCGACCACAGCGTGGGCGAGTTCTACAGCGTGGCCCTGACCAACAACATGCAGCAGGCGGACACGGGCACCAAGATGGTGCACCTTGGACGCCACACCAGCAGCACCATCATCAGCAAGGGCATCTCGGCCGGACGCGGGCAGAACACCTACCGCGGCCTGGTGGAGATTCACAAGAACGCCCACGGCTCGCGCAACTTCTCGCAGTGTGATTCCATGCTCATGGGCGACCGCTGCGGGGCGCACACCTTTCCCTACATCGATGTGCGCAATCCCAGCTCGAAGGTGGAGCACGAAGCCACCACCTCGAAAATCAGCGAAGACCAGATCTTCTATTGCCAGCAGCGCGGCATCGATCTGGAGGACGCCGTCTCGATGATCGTCAACGGATTCTGCAAGGAAGTGCTCAGCGAGCTGCCCATGGAATTCGCGGTGGAAGCCCAGAAACTGCTGGGTGTCAGTCTGGAAGGCAGCGTCGGCTGA
- the sufC gene encoding Fe-S cluster assembly ATPase SufC: protein MLSIKDLHARVAEKEIIKGISLEVGAGEVHAIMGPNGSGKSTLANVLAGREGYEVTSGSIVYNGMNLLELEPEIRAREGIFLAFQYPVEIPGISNTYFLRTALNAIRQHRGEEELDALDFLERVRAKVSELHMDESLLKRQLNTGFSGGEKKKNEILHMAVLEPKLAILDETDSGLDIDALRIVADGVNALRGKDRSIIVVTHYQRLLEYIVPDRVHVLADGRIAASGDKDLALKLEESGYGWIKSHAEVQ from the coding sequence ATGCTCAGCATCAAGGATCTGCACGCCCGCGTGGCCGAGAAGGAAATCATCAAGGGAATCAGCCTTGAGGTCGGCGCCGGGGAAGTGCACGCCATCATGGGGCCCAATGGCTCGGGCAAGAGCACGCTGGCCAATGTGCTGGCGGGCCGAGAAGGTTATGAAGTCACCTCGGGCAGCATCGTCTACAATGGCATGAACCTGCTGGAACTGGAGCCGGAAATCCGGGCCCGCGAGGGCATTTTCCTGGCCTTCCAGTATCCGGTGGAGATTCCCGGCATCAGCAACACCTACTTCCTGCGCACGGCGCTCAACGCCATTCGACAGCACCGGGGCGAGGAAGAGCTGGACGCGCTGGACTTCCTCGAGCGTGTGCGCGCCAAGGTGAGCGAACTGCACATGGACGAGTCCCTGCTGAAGCGCCAGTTGAACACGGGCTTCTCCGGCGGCGAGAAGAAGAAGAACGAGATCCTGCACATGGCCGTGCTGGAACCGAAACTGGCCATCCTGGACGAAACGGATTCCGGGCTGGACATCGACGCCCTGCGCATCGTGGCCGATGGCGTGAATGCCCTGCGCGGCAAGGATCGTTCGATCATCGTGGTGACCCATTACCAGCGCCTGCTGGAGTACATCGTGCCCGACCGGGTGCATGTGCTGGCCGACGGACGCATCGCCGCCAGTGGGGACAAGGATCTTGCTCTCAAGCTTGAAGAAAGCGGCTATGGCTGGATCAAGTCTCACGCGGAGGTCCAGTGA
- the sufD gene encoding Fe-S cluster assembly protein SufD — protein sequence MPDSHGLAARLEAVTEPAERVTLAREALALGLPQARSENWKYTRTQGLDALPWSPAAGLAESDTRTLLAELEQRLPLDGPRLVWANGKFQAELSRLDGLPEGLEFSLIDRAGEQELLRRRKNRALPEERHPLDTVNAALFNTGFQLVLQAGVRCEKPLAVIHLQGTASVAGTVQCRNLIRLDEGAELTLLECNVGHAPGSTATHTSDWTLAKGARASHVRVQAVRGEAFRISHQFVELAGDAAFDGTTISLAGETIRNESLVRLNGPGASAALAGLGLLDGKRHLDSHTWLDHAVPDCNSHQLFKHVLDQGSRAVFTGHILVRQDAQHTDAIQNSKSLLLSDEARANTRPQLEIHADDVKCTHGATVGHLEEEGLFYLRSRGIDGDMARRLLVRGFAQDVVDQVTHPDLQAPLGDWVQRHFESDER from the coding sequence ATGCCTGACTCACACGGACTCGCCGCCCGTCTGGAAGCCGTGACCGAACCGGCCGAGCGTGTGACTCTGGCCCGCGAGGCTCTGGCCCTGGGCCTGCCGCAGGCCCGCTCCGAGAACTGGAAGTACACGCGCACTCAGGGCCTGGACGCACTGCCCTGGTCGCCCGCCGCCGGTCTGGCGGAAAGCGACACGCGCACGCTGCTGGCCGAACTGGAGCAGCGTCTGCCCTTGGATGGCCCGCGTCTGGTCTGGGCCAATGGCAAGTTCCAGGCCGAACTGAGCCGCCTGGACGGCCTGCCCGAAGGGCTGGAGTTCAGCCTGATTGACCGGGCCGGCGAGCAGGAACTGTTGCGGCGCCGCAAGAACCGCGCGCTGCCCGAGGAGCGCCATCCGCTGGACACGGTCAACGCGGCCCTGTTCAACACGGGATTCCAGCTGGTGCTGCAGGCGGGAGTGCGCTGCGAGAAGCCACTGGCCGTGATCCATCTGCAGGGAACCGCATCCGTCGCTGGCACCGTGCAGTGCCGCAACCTGATCCGACTGGACGAGGGTGCCGAGCTGACTCTGCTGGAATGCAACGTGGGCCATGCTCCCGGATCCACCGCGACTCACACCAGCGACTGGACCCTGGCCAAAGGAGCCAGGGCGTCGCACGTACGCGTGCAGGCCGTGCGCGGCGAGGCTTTTCGCATCAGTCATCAGTTCGTCGAGCTGGCTGGTGATGCGGCCTTCGATGGCACCACGATCAGCCTTGCCGGCGAGACGATCCGCAATGAGAGCCTGGTGCGCCTGAATGGCCCCGGGGCGTCCGCGGCGCTGGCCGGACTGGGGCTGCTGGATGGCAAGCGCCACCTGGACAGCCACACCTGGCTGGATCACGCCGTGCCCGACTGCAACAGCCACCAGCTCTTCAAGCACGTGCTGGATCAGGGCAGTCGCGCGGTGTTCACCGGCCACATTCTGGTGCGCCAGGATGCCCAGCACACCGACGCGATCCAGAACAGCAAGTCGCTGCTGCTCTCCGACGAGGCGCGGGCCAACACGCGCCCCCAGCTCGAGATCCATGCGGACGATGTGAAGTGCACGCACGGTGCCACGGTGGGCCATCTCGAAGAAGAGGGCCTGTTCTACCTGCGCTCGCGCGGCATCGACGGCGACATGGCCCGACGCCTGCTGGTACGTGGTTTCGCCCAGGACGTGGTGGACCAGGTGACACACCCGGATCTGCAGGCCCCGCTGGGCGACTGGGTGCAGCGGCACTTCGAATCCGACGAACGCTAA